In one window of Miscanthus floridulus cultivar M001 chromosome 12, ASM1932011v1, whole genome shotgun sequence DNA:
- the LOC136495742 gene encoding 36.4 kDa proline-rich protein-like, with protein sequence MPSTPPPTVPSTPPPPTVPSTPPPTVPSTPPSTIPSNPPPQTLPNIPPPTILGTPPPSNPPPTVPNTPPPPTVPSTPPPSNPPPTVPGTPPPPTVPSTPPPTVPSTQPPTVPSTPPPPTVPSTPLLTVLSTPPPPPARNDTSCPIDALKLRMCANLMNGLVRIKLGLGPFIPRPEDKQCCPLLWGLTRLDDATRVCTAIRARVIPGIVNLYVPLSLGLLLSGKDVPPIGLSCPLIE encoded by the coding sequence ATGCCAAGCACTCCGCCGCCCACCGTCCCTagcacaccaccaccaccgaccgtGCCCAGCACTCCACCGCCCACAGTGCCCAGCACCCCACCGTCGACCATACCTAGCAACCCTCCACCACAGACCCTGCCCAACATTCCGCCACCCACCATCCTGGGCACCCCACCACCAAGCAACCCACCGCCAACCGTCCccaacacaccaccaccacccaccgtCCCAAGCACTCCACCACCGAGCAACCCACCACCAACTGTCCCAGGGACACCACCACCGCCAACTGTACCCAGCACTCCGCCGCCCACTGTCCCAAGCACCCAACCGCCAACTGTTCCTAGCACACCGCCACCACCGACCGTGCCTAGCACTCCGCTGCTGACCGTTCTCAGTaccccaccaccgccaccagccaGGAACGACACCTCCTGCCCGATCGATGCATTGAAGCTGCGAATGTGTGCCAACCTGATGAACGGCCTTGTCAGGATCAAGCTGGGTTTGGGACCGTTCATCCCGAGGCCAGAGGACAAGCAGTGCTGCCCGCTGCTCTGGGGCCTGACCCGCTTGGATGACGCCACCCGCGTGTGCACTGCCATCAGGGCCCGTGTCATTCCCGGCATCGTCAACTTGTACGTGCCCCTCAGCTTGGGCCTCCTCCTCAGCGGCAAGGATGTGCCTCCTATCGGCCTCTCCTGCCCGCTGATCGAATAA